A part of Sulfurimonas sp. HSL-1716 genomic DNA contains:
- a CDS encoding metallophosphoesterase yields the protein MSHSFELKKGAFIISDAHYSSHHRPELKSLFEDIFSGRLNPSQLILMGDIFDALFAPIPYTVHENRDMIGLLNGISKKIEIVYLEGNHDFCLKGIFENIKIYPLKSQPVSCRYENKTVLLAHGDLGEGILYKIYTSLIRSPFVLYLLKYIDILGNHFILKNLDRYLQKKEDCNDFEAFQEYITARIGKRFTGRCDYFIEGHFHQNRSFEIDDFVYINLPAFACNQRYFIVQSSQQELLLEAQTSKGLGNEK from the coding sequence ATGTCCCATAGTTTTGAACTCAAAAAGGGAGCATTCATCATTTCGGATGCTCACTACTCTTCGCATCACCGTCCCGAACTCAAATCACTTTTTGAAGATATTTTCTCAGGCAGGTTGAACCCGTCTCAGCTTATCTTGATGGGGGATATCTTCGATGCACTTTTTGCTCCCATCCCTTACACCGTACATGAAAATCGGGATATGATCGGCCTTTTAAACGGAATCTCAAAAAAGATCGAAATCGTCTATCTGGAAGGAAATCATGATTTTTGCCTGAAGGGGATCTTTGAAAACATCAAGATATACCCTCTAAAATCCCAGCCCGTCTCTTGCAGATATGAGAATAAAACAGTTCTTCTTGCCCATGGCGATCTTGGTGAAGGGATTTTGTACAAAATATACACGTCACTGATCAGAAGCCCTTTTGTTCTTTATCTCTTAAAATATATAGATATTCTAGGAAATCATTTTATACTTAAAAATCTTGACCGATACCTGCAAAAAAAAGAGGATTGTAATGATTTTGAAGCTTTTCAGGAGTATATTACGGCACGTATCGGTAAAAGATTTACAGGCAGATGCGACTACTTTATCGAGGGTCATTTTCATCAAAACAGAAGCTTTGAGATCGATGATTTCGTCTATATCAATTTGCCTGCTTTTGCTTGTAATCAAAGATATTTTATAGTACAATCGTCTCAACAAGAACTATTATTAGAAGCGCAAACTTCTAAGGGGTTAGGTAATGAAAAATGA
- a CDS encoding chemotaxis protein: MKNDSSLKVGSNEMELVDFRIFKQEDGEVYEGIYGVNVAKVREIIRVPVLTELPGVPEFIEGIFDLRGVVIPVVNLARWMGVTVPEDAEKNARVIIAEFNNILIGFIVHEARRIRRINWKDIEPAAFISNSDGIDGSKITGVTRIEDDAVLLILDLETVVQDLGLYKPNVGDIPKEIDSFSGLVLLLDDSSTARKIVKEAVEKMGFDVIEASDGQDGLERLDELYAMYEDNIAKHLKLIISDVEMPLMDGFHFAANVKEDGRFKNIPIVFNSSISDHFSEIRGKDAGAEAYLVKFDANLFYGEVARVVRAHMK, from the coding sequence ATGAAAAATGATTCATCGTTAAAAGTCGGCAGCAATGAGATGGAGCTCGTAGACTTTCGTATCTTCAAACAAGAAGACGGCGAAGTTTATGAAGGGATCTACGGTGTCAATGTCGCAAAAGTAAGAGAGATCATCAGAGTTCCCGTTTTAACGGAACTTCCCGGTGTGCCTGAATTTATCGAAGGAATATTCGATCTCAGGGGAGTGGTTATACCCGTTGTCAATCTGGCAAGATGGATGGGTGTCACCGTACCCGAAGACGCTGAAAAAAATGCACGTGTGATCATCGCAGAGTTCAATAACATCCTTATAGGTTTTATCGTGCATGAAGCAAGACGTATCCGCCGTATCAACTGGAAAGATATCGAACCTGCGGCGTTTATATCGAACTCTGATGGTATCGACGGAAGTAAGATAACGGGTGTAACGCGCATAGAAGACGATGCCGTTCTTTTGATACTTGATTTGGAAACGGTCGTACAGGATCTGGGGCTTTACAAACCTAATGTAGGAGACATTCCAAAAGAGATCGACAGTTTCAGCGGACTTGTTTTGCTGCTTGACGACAGTTCGACGGCAAGAAAAATAGTAAAAGAAGCAGTTGAAAAGATGGGATTCGATGTTATAGAAGCCAGTGACGGACAGGACGGTCTGGAGCGGCTGGACGAACTGTATGCCATGTATGAGGATAATATTGCCAAACATCTTAAGCTGATCATTTCAGATGTCGAGATGCCTTTGATGGACGGTTTTCATTTTGCTGCAAACGTTAAAGAGGACGGCAGGTTCAAAAATATCCCTATAGTGTTTAACTCGTCTATAAGCGACCATTTTAGCGAGATACGTGGAAAAGATGCTGGTGCTGAAGCTTATTTGGTTAAGTTTGACGCTAATTTATTTTACGGTGAAGTTGCGCGCGTAGTCCGTGCGCATATGAAGTAG
- the argC gene encoding N-acetyl-gamma-glutamyl-phosphate reductase, with the protein MNVTNVAIIGASGYTGLELLKMLINHPYFNIAYVANSEGNMSLKELHPSLEGVFECDVQKADIDEVAKICELVFLALPHKAAMAYVKPLLQKGLKVVDLSADYRLEKGTYEKHYCQHTDQENLTHAVYGLPELFRQEIKKAKLIANPGCYPTSVILGALPFMQYKKAATPFIVDAKSGVSGAGKKLSDVTHFVNVNDNFFAYNPLEHRHAPEIAEKLNIDFSDVSFVPHLVPATRGMISSVYMQVSGDFDPIEILKEYYKDEKFVRVRENPVDMKSVAGTHFCDIFAKRNGDTLFISSAIDNLLKGASSAAVANANLMMGYDEHISLPNIAYVP; encoded by the coding sequence TTGAATGTCACTAATGTAGCGATCATAGGAGCCAGCGGATATACGGGTCTAGAGCTTTTAAAGATGCTTATAAATCATCCCTATTTTAATATCGCCTATGTCGCCAACAGCGAAGGAAATATGAGCTTAAAAGAGCTTCATCCTTCGTTAGAAGGCGTCTTTGAATGCGATGTCCAAAAAGCGGATATCGATGAGGTTGCAAAGATCTGTGAACTCGTATTTTTGGCGCTTCCCCACAAAGCGGCGATGGCGTATGTCAAACCGTTGCTGCAAAAAGGTCTCAAGGTCGTGGATCTTTCGGCTGATTACAGACTTGAGAAAGGGACCTATGAAAAGCATTACTGCCAACATACGGACCAAGAGAACCTGACGCATGCCGTCTACGGTCTTCCCGAGTTGTTCCGCCAGGAGATAAAAAAAGCAAAACTCATAGCAAATCCGGGATGTTATCCGACAAGCGTGATACTCGGTGCACTGCCGTTTATGCAGTACAAAAAAGCTGCGACTCCTTTCATCGTCGATGCAAAAAGCGGCGTGAGCGGAGCGGGTAAAAAACTAAGCGACGTCACGCACTTTGTAAACGTAAACGACAATTTTTTTGCGTACAACCCTTTAGAGCATCGCCATGCTCCCGAGATCGCGGAAAAACTGAACATCGATTTTTCGGATGTAAGTTTCGTGCCTCATCTGGTTCCTGCGACACGCGGAATGATATCGTCTGTGTATATGCAGGTAAGCGGTGATTTCGATCCTATAGAGATTTTAAAAGAGTACTACAAAGATGAAAAGTTCGTCCGCGTGAGAGAAAATCCCGTTGATATGAAAAGCGTTGCGGGAACGCATTTTTGCGATATTTTTGCCAAAAGAAACGGCGATACTCTGTTTATTTCCTCTGCGATCGACAACCTGTTAAAAGGTGCATCTTCGGCAGCCGTTGCAAATGCAAATCTTATGATGGGGTATGACGAGCATATATCTCTGCCGAATATAGCGTATGTCCCATAG
- the greA gene encoding transcription elongation factor GreA, translating into MQIQEPMTKFGYQKLQAEINQLKLVERPQTVKDIEEALEHGDLKENAEYHAAKEKQRLIDTRLIELAELVTNAQIVDPGELEHTRVSFGSTVTLSDMNSGEEVTYTIVGGCESNPDIGLISFNSPLAKQLLGREEGDDVKVKLPSGVKEFEIEEIKYQEIVFECH; encoded by the coding sequence TACAAGAACCCATGACAAAATTCGGATACCAAAAACTTCAAGCCGAGATCAATCAGCTGAAACTGGTTGAACGCCCGCAGACAGTAAAAGATATAGAAGAGGCTTTGGAGCATGGTGATCTAAAGGAGAACGCAGAATACCATGCTGCCAAAGAGAAACAAAGACTCATAGATACAAGACTCATCGAACTGGCCGAACTGGTTACCAATGCCCAGATAGTCGATCCCGGCGAGCTTGAACATACAAGAGTCAGTTTCGGTTCTACGGTCACTCTTAGCGATATGAACAGCGGTGAAGAGGTGACGTATACCATAGTAGGCGGATGCGAGAGCAATCCCGATATCGGTCTTATCTCGTTTAACTCTCCTTTGGCAAAACAGCTTCTCGGACGCGAAGAGGGAGACGACGTGAAGGTGAAACTTCCAAGCGGTGTTAAAGAGTTCGAGATCGAAGAGATAAAATATCAGGAGATAGTATTTGAATGTCACTAA